The DNA segment GCTGAATTGGATCCAACTATTTCTATTGGTGCTAACTTTAAAAAGATACAGGGTAATGTGCGTATTGGGCATAGTGAAGTTTTTTTAGCAGAAGCCTGTGAATACACCAATTCTTTTTTGGCTTTAAAACCATTAGCTTCTATTATTTTAAACATTGAAGAAGACCACTTAGACTTTTTTAAGGACATTCAAGATATTCGCAATTCTTTCCATCAGTTTGTTTTAAAAACATCCAAGGATGGCGTCGTAGTTATCCATTCCGCGATTGATAACGTAGAAGAAATTGTTCAAGATTATCCAGGTAAGGTACTTCAATTTGGTTTGTACAAAGGCGATTTGTACACGAAGAATATTCAACATTTAAATCATGGTGGAAATAAGTTTGATGTTTATTTGCAAGAAGAGTATTTAGGTTCAATTGAACTATCAGTTGGTGGTCAACACAATATCACCAATGCGTTAGCTGCCATAGCGGTGGCGCTTTCCTTTGACATCCGTTTTGAAGCTATTAAAGAAGGGTTGAAGAATTTTCATGGTGCAGACCGTCGTTTTGAAAAAAAAGGCTTTTATAAAGATATTGAAATCATTGATGATTATGCTCATCATCCGCAAGAAATCAAGGCGGCCTTAGATATGGCAAAAGATTATCCACATGACCATTTGGTGATAGTATTTCAACCGCATACTTATAGTCGTACAAAGTTCTTATTTGAAGAATTTGCTC comes from the Bulleidia sp. zg-1006 genome and includes:
- the murC gene encoding UDP-N-acetylmuramate--L-alanine ligase — translated: MKTIQFDRPTSVYFIGIGGVSMSGLAHILIDRGFEVAGSDAHGSMNTEHLEKEGATIFIGQKAENITNKYKVVVYTAAIHSDNPEYQQAMKLGIPLLNRKDLLAEVMAHYHNSVAVAGTHGKTTTTAMLSYIFLAAELDPTISIGANFKKIQGNVRIGHSEVFLAEACEYTNSFLALKPLASIILNIEEDHLDFFKDIQDIRNSFHQFVLKTSKDGVVVIHSAIDNVEEIVQDYPGKVLQFGLYKGDLYTKNIQHLNHGGNKFDVYLQEEYLGSIELSVGGQHNITNALAAIAVALSFDIRFEAIKEGLKNFHGADRRFEKKGFYKDIEIIDDYAHHPQEIKAALDMAKDYPHDHLVIVFQPHTYSRTKFLFEEFAQVLSQVDQVLLAPIYAAREVNDGSMSSDLLAKRIHDLGGNALSLGSFTEIKDYLKKNLKKGDLCLTLGAGNVYEIGEELVQEN